A window of Blautia argi genomic DNA:
AGACGAAATTTACGCTGTGGGAGGCGCTCAGGCAGTAGCTGCGTTTTCTTATGGGACAGAGGAAATTCCGGCTGTGGATATGATTGTGGGACCCGGAAACCGTTTTGTGACAGAAGCGAAGCGTCAGTGCTATGGGCAGGTTGGAATTGATTTTGTAGCAGGTCCAAGCGAAGTAATGGTACTGGCAGATGGCAGCGGCACGCCGGAGGTGGTGGCAGCAGACTTATTGGCACAGTCTGAGCATGACCCCAATGCAAAGGGCATTCTGGTAACTACAGATGAAACATTTGCTAAAAAAGTCATGGCAGCAGTGGAAAAGGAATTGTGCCTGCTTTCTACTGCAGAAATCGCAGAAAAATCCTGGAATACTTTTGGAGAGGTGCTTCTGGCTGAAAGTGAAGAAGAGATGGCAGAACTGGCAAATGCCTATGCCCCGGAGCACCTGGAAATAAATATGCAGAATCCACAGGAAATGGCAGATAATCTGTATAATTACGGCTCTCTCTTTATCGGTGAAAATACGGCAGAGGTTTTCGGGGATTATGCTTCCGGAACGAATCACACCCTTCCTACCCTCCGAGCTGCCCGCTATACCGGAGGCGTTTGGGTTGGAACCTTCTTAAAAACCTGTACTTACCAGAGTATGACAAAGGAGGCCATGAAAGAATTGGCGCCCCTGGTAGCCAGACTAGCAGAAGGCGAGGGTCTGATGGGGCATGCAGAGGCAGCAAAAGTTCGGGAAAAGAAATAGAAAAAGAAACAAAAAATAAAAGCAAAGGCTGGGTCATTCGTCCCAGCCTTCATAGAATCGGATATTTACGGAAATATTCCGTACCACATCTCCGTCCTGCAAATCCATATCACTTTCATCTGACACGGAAGGAAGATTGCAGTCTTCTTCCGAAAGCTCCAGGCTCAGCCAGTTATAAGCAGCCTCGTTGGCATTGTCTACTGCGTCTTCCAGGGTGTCGCCTTTTGCATAGCAGCATTCCAGGTCAGGGAAATGCCCCTCATATGTTCCGTCTTCTGTTTTGCGGAAAACCGCAGGATATATAAATTTCATGAAAAAACTCCTCTCGTTCCTGTTATGAATAAATGTAAGATGCTTCTTTAAGGAGTATATAATAAATTTTAGAATGGGACAAGGGAAAATGTTTACACAACCCCGCATTTCGTGATAGTATGAATTGGAATTGAAAGTAAAGGAGGAATCCCTTATGGGTTCTTACGAAAGTTTTGCAAGGGTATATGACTTATTTATGGACAATATCCCCTATGACGAATGGTGTGGCTATCTCATCGGACTGCTGAAGGAATATAATATAGACGATGGGCTTGTGCTGGAACTGGGCTGCGGCACCGGAAGCGTGACAGAGCGGCTGTCTGCGGCGGGATATGACATGATAGGGATAGACAATTCCATGGATATGCTGGAAATTGCCATGGAAAAAAAGGAAGAGAGTGGGAAAGATATCCTCTATCTTCTTCAGGATATGCGGGAGTTTGAGCTTTATGGAACTGTGAAGGCTGTGGTGTCTATTTGCGACAGTATGAATTATATTACAGAAGAGGAAGATCTTTTGGAAGTCTTTCGTCTTGTGAATAATTATCTGGATCCGAGAGGTATTTTCATTTTTGACATGAATACAAAGTATAAATATGAGGAGATTCTGGGGGAAAATACCATCGCGGAAAACAGGGAGGACGCCAGCTTTATCTGGGATAATTATTATGATGAGGAAGAGCAGATCAATGAATACGAGTTGGCTCTGTTTATTCCAGAGGAACATAAGGACGAAGTGCTGTACCGGAAATATGAGGAAGTGCATTATCAGAGAGCCTATGACCTGGAAGTTGTAAAGGGGCTTTTGGAACAGGCGGGAATGGAATTTGTCACAGTTTATGACGCCTTTACACGGAAGGCTCCGGGGGCAGACAGCCAGAGAGTGTATATTATAGCCAGAGAAAAAGGCAAACACCCGGAAAAATAAAGAGAACGAAAAAGAAATGAAGAAACAAGGAGATACAAAATGGGAGATTATATAGTAAGAGCAACTGCGGCAAACAGCCAGATTCGTGCGTTTGCGGCAACAACAAGAGATTTGGTGGAGTATGCAAGAGCCGCCCATAACACAAGTCCGGTAGCAACAGCAGCCTTGGGACGCCTTTTGACAGGCGGCGCCATGATGGGCGTTATGATGAAGGGAGAGAAGGACCTTCTGACCTTGCAGGTAAAGGCAGGCGGCCCCTTAAACGGCATGACTGTGACAGCGGATTCCAAAGGAAACGTAAAGGGCTATGTAGGGAATCCGAATGTGGTGCTTCACGCCAATGACAAAGGGAAACTGGACGTTGCAGGAGCGGTAGGCGTTGGTTTTATGAATGTAATTAAGGATATGGGATTAAAAGAGCCTTATATGGGACAGACGGTTCTGCAGACCAGTGAAATTGCCGAGGATTTGACCTATTACTTCGCAACCAGCGAGCAGGTTCCCTCCTCTGTAGGACTGGGGGTTTTAATGGAAAAGGACAACACGGTAAAACAGGCAGGCGGTTTCATTATTCAGCTCATGCCTTTTACAGAGGAGGCGGTTATCAGCCAGTTGGAGGAAAGCCTGAAAGATATCACTTCCGTAACGGCTCTGCTGGAAGAGGGACACACACCGGAAAGTCTTCTTGAAACCATTTTAAAGGGCTTTGATGTGGAATTTACAGAAAAAATCCCCACACAGTTTTATTGTAACTGTTCCAAAGAACGGCTAGAAAGAGCCTTAATCAGTATCGGAAAAAAAGACATTCAGGAAATGATTGACGATGGAGAAAGCATTGAGATGAACTGTCATTTCTGTAATAAGAATTATAACTTTACCGTGGAAGAACTGAAAAAAATTCTGAAGGAATGTAAACGATAACAGGTAAAAGAGGCAAGGAAAAGCAGGAAAGGTTTGGTGCAAAATGAAAGACGGATTCATAAAAGTGGCAGCCGCAACACCGGATATTCAGGTGGCAGACTGTGTGCATAACACCGGAGAAATTATAAAAAAGGCAAAAGAGATGAGCGAACAGGGCGCAGGGATTATGGTGTTCCCGGAGCTTTGTATTACGGGCTATACCTGTCAGGATTTATTTTATGAGGATACGCTTCTGACTGCGGCAAGGGAAGGGCTTTTAAGGGCAGCAGAGGAGTTAAAGGACGTTCCGGGGCTGATTTTTGTAGGGCTTCCTCTGGAGGTTCGGGGAAAGCTTTATAATACGGCAGCTGTGCTGAATAACGGTGAGCTTCTGGGAATTGTGCCAAAGCAGTATCTGCCAAATTACGGGGAGTTTTATGAAGCCCGTCATTTTGTTCCGGGAGGGGACAATGTGGATTATATTTCCATAGGAGATGTTCAGGTACCATTTGGAACCAGACTTTTGTTTACCTGTGAGGATTTGCCGGGACTTACCGTAGCGGCGGAAATCTGCGAAGATTTGTGGGCAGCCTGCCCGCCAAGCGTAGAACATGCCATAGCAGGCGCCAATGTGATTGTGAATCTGTCTGCCAGTGATGAAACAGCGGGAAAAACAGAATACCGCAGAAATCTGGTAAAGGGACAGTCTGCAAGGCTTTTGTGCGGATATATCTATGCCACAGCCGGAAACGGGGAGTCCACCCAGGATTTGGTTTTCGGAGGACAGAATTTAATCTGCGAGGACGGAAGAATTCTTTCCGAAGCGCCTTTGTTTGAAAACAAGACCATTTATGGGGTTCTGGATATTCAGAAGCTGAGAGGGGAGAGAAGACGGATTTCTACATGGAAACCGGAGATGAGCGATTCTTATCTTAGGATTCCTTTCCGCCTTCCCAAAAAGGAAACAGGGCTTACAGGCTGCTTTTCTCAGAATCCCTTTGTGCCTGAGAACCCGGAGGAAAGAGCGAGCCGATTCCGGGAGATTTTAGACATTCAGGCAATGGGACTGAAAAAGCGATTGGAGCATACTCACTGTAAGACAGCAGTGCTGGGAATTTCAGGAGGACTGGATTCTACCCTTGCTCTTTTGGTAACAGCCAGAGCCATGGATTTTATGGGAATGGACAGAAAGCAGATTGTGGCAGTTACCATGCCTTGCTTCGGAACCACGGACAGAACCTATACCAATGCCTGTGAGCTGACCAGACGCCTCGGGGCAGAGCTTTTAGAAGTGGATATTAAAAAAGCAGTGCTGCAGCACTTTGAAGATATTGGACAAGACCCCTCCGTGCATGACGTCACTTATGAAAATGCACAGGCAAGAGAGCGTACCCAGGTGATTATGGATATTGCCAATCAGCGTGGCGGTATGGTCATCGGAACCGGGGATTTGTCGGAACTGGCGCTTGGCTGGGCAACCTACAATGGCGACCATATGTCCATGTATGGGGTGAACGGTTCTGTGCCCAAAACCCTGGTGCGCTACCTGGTGCGTTATTATGCGGAAACCTGTGGGGAAAAGGAACTGGG
This region includes:
- the hisD gene encoding histidinol dehydrogenase is translated as MKILKEAAKRTEEDRRNLTETVSCMIEEVRSKKDEALRKYNLQFDGCTRETLRISRKEIQKAYNQLTSQEIEDLRTAAANIRAFAKAQRETIRPLTNFSPMPGIFLGHRIIPVESCCCYVPGGNYPLYSTALMLIIPAKTAGVKRVAACSPVMKGTNEINPKTLVAMDIAGADEIYAVGGAQAVAAFSYGTEEIPAVDMIVGPGNRFVTEAKRQCYGQVGIDFVAGPSEVMVLADGSGTPEVVAADLLAQSEHDPNAKGILVTTDETFAKKVMAAVEKELCLLSTAEIAEKSWNTFGEVLLAESEEEMAELANAYAPEHLEINMQNPQEMADNLYNYGSLFIGENTAEVFGDYASGTNHTLPTLRAARYTGGVWVGTFLKTCTYQSMTKEAMKELAPLVARLAEGEGLMGHAEAAKVREKK
- a CDS encoding type II toxin-antitoxin system HicB family antitoxin, with the protein product MKFIYPAVFRKTEDGTYEGHFPDLECCYAKGDTLEDAVDNANEAAYNWLSLELSEEDCNLPSVSDESDMDLQDGDVVRNISVNIRFYEGWDE
- a CDS encoding class I SAM-dependent DNA methyltransferase; the protein is MGSYESFARVYDLFMDNIPYDEWCGYLIGLLKEYNIDDGLVLELGCGTGSVTERLSAAGYDMIGIDNSMDMLEIAMEKKEESGKDILYLLQDMREFELYGTVKAVVSICDSMNYITEEEDLLEVFRLVNNYLDPRGIFIFDMNTKYKYEEILGENTIAENREDASFIWDNYYDEEEQINEYELALFIPEEHKDEVLYRKYEEVHYQRAYDLEVVKGLLEQAGMEFVTVYDAFTRKAPGADSQRVYIIAREKGKHPEK
- the hslO gene encoding Hsp33 family molecular chaperone HslO, coding for MGDYIVRATAANSQIRAFAATTRDLVEYARAAHNTSPVATAALGRLLTGGAMMGVMMKGEKDLLTLQVKAGGPLNGMTVTADSKGNVKGYVGNPNVVLHANDKGKLDVAGAVGVGFMNVIKDMGLKEPYMGQTVLQTSEIAEDLTYYFATSEQVPSSVGLGVLMEKDNTVKQAGGFIIQLMPFTEEAVISQLEESLKDITSVTALLEEGHTPESLLETILKGFDVEFTEKIPTQFYCNCSKERLERALISIGKKDIQEMIDDGESIEMNCHFCNKNYNFTVEELKKILKECKR
- a CDS encoding NAD(+) synthase, producing the protein MKDGFIKVAAATPDIQVADCVHNTGEIIKKAKEMSEQGAGIMVFPELCITGYTCQDLFYEDTLLTAAREGLLRAAEELKDVPGLIFVGLPLEVRGKLYNTAAVLNNGELLGIVPKQYLPNYGEFYEARHFVPGGDNVDYISIGDVQVPFGTRLLFTCEDLPGLTVAAEICEDLWAACPPSVEHAIAGANVIVNLSASDETAGKTEYRRNLVKGQSARLLCGYIYATAGNGESTQDLVFGGQNLICEDGRILSEAPLFENKTIYGVLDIQKLRGERRRISTWKPEMSDSYLRIPFRLPKKETGLTGCFSQNPFVPENPEERASRFREILDIQAMGLKKRLEHTHCKTAVLGISGGLDSTLALLVTARAMDFMGMDRKQIVAVTMPCFGTTDRTYTNACELTRRLGAELLEVDIKKAVLQHFEDIGQDPSVHDVTYENAQARERTQVIMDIANQRGGMVIGTGDLSELALGWATYNGDHMSMYGVNGSVPKTLVRYLVRYYAETCGEKELGEILMDVLDTPVSPELLPPEDGVISQKTEDLVGPYELHDFFLYYILRFHFSPSKIYRMAKAAFKGAYDEETILKWLKKFYWRFFSQQFKRSCLPDGPKVGSVAVSPRGDLRMPSDACVKVWIDEIENL